CCACCTGCTGCGCGAAACTAAGTCACAATTATCCTGGTCACCCAACACGGATATGAGCCTATGCTTTATGGCCCATTTGAATACACGGATATCCGTGGGCTGCACCTCTCCTTGGGAATTAGTCTGAGTCTCTCCATGAACCTGAGATACCCTTAGGTTAAACAAAAAAAAAACACGGGTGAGCTAAATAGATGGTCAAATAACAAAAACAAAAACAAAAATTAAAATATAATTTCTTAATAATTGGGGTATGCGTGAGAAAAGTGAAAAAAACAAATATTTGGATGTGACACAGAGAATCCAAGAATGGAGAGCAGCTTGACATTGCGACAAACAAGATGGCGCAATCTCCGTTTTGCAGTGCAGTGTTGAACCAAAGTCTTTTTGAATAAACTACAAAATTCATATTAAAATAAACAAATAATTATAAAGACCCAATGAAATGTCACTTTCTTCACAGAATGACAGCAATAATAATAAATCTACCATTCCAAAATCCCAAAAATTCTGCAGTTATTGGTCGTTTTCATTACCCAATTCCACTTTGTACTTACATTTCATACTGTCATTTTTCAAATACTACACATTTTACAAACCCTACATATGTTTACATTTATTTTAAAACTAATACTAATGAATATTAAGCTCACCCTCAGTTTTCTACAAATGTAGATATTGATGTTAGGAGTTTTCAAGGCTCCTAAGACAAATGTTGTAGTATAGTGAATGTCGAACCAGTTCTGAGGGATATTAAAGCACCGAGAATGCAAGTACTCACTTAATCTAAGTGCAATCAATGATTTAGATGAGTTTTAAACTACTACTAATACTAGAAAGCAATTACAGAATGATACTTTATTGACTAAGGGAAAAGAGAACTCATGGGCATAGGGATTAGACCTTGGGTGATCAAGTTTCGAACTAAGGATGACAAACGATCAATCAAACTATCAACCTTAAGCCTAGACACAATTCTAAACAAGCTTTATGTCTAGATGAATGCTCATTTGCTAACATATCTCAAACATCAAATGTCTTTGGTTGAATAATGTGAAAGCAATCATTACTAACAAGTCTATTAGCTATCTTAGCATCTTTAACAACAAATGTCTTTGGCAAAGTATACTAAAAGCCTATGAGAGTTGTCTCAGGCATTTCATCAAACACCTTTTGGGTGGAAAATGCCTATTGATCAACTTTTGAGTGGCCAACTCAGAAGATGCATTATGAATACTCTAGTAGCAAGGAACAAGAATGATCTACACTAAAACATCCTAGAACTAACCTAATCACCCTTGATCTCCCTAACCCATGAATTCAAAAGGTGATTACTCACTGATCTCCATGATTCCTCTTAAACCCATGTTGGATTTCAGATTAATCATGTAGAGAAATAGATAAGAAATCAACAAGAACACAAGATNNNNNNNNNNNNNNNNNNNNNNNNNNNNNNNNNNNNNNNNNNNNNNNNNNNNNNNNNNNNNNNNNNNNNNNNNNNNNNNNNNNNNNNNNNNNNNNNNNNNNNNNNNNNNNNNNNNNNNNNNNNNNNNNNNNNNNNNNNNNNNNNNNNNNNNNNNNNNNNNNNNNNNNNNNNNNNNNNNNNNNNNNNNNNNNNNNNNNNNNNNNNNNNNNNNNNNNNNNNNNNNNNNNNNNNNNNNNNNNNNNNNNNNNNNNNNNNNNNNNNNNNNNNNNNNNNNNNNNNNNNNNNNNNNNNNNNNNNNNNNNNNNNNNNNNNNNNNNNNNNNNNNNNNNNNNNNNNNNNNNNNNNNNNNNNNNNNNNNNNNNNNNNNNNNNNNNNNNNNNNNNNNNNNNNNNNNNNNNNNNNNNNNNNNNNNNNNNNNNNNNNNNNNNNNNNNNNNNNNNNNNNNNNNNNNNNNNNNNNNNNNNNNNNNNNNNNNNNNNNNNNNNNNNNNNNNNNNNNNNNNNNNNNNNNNNNNNNNNNNNNNNNNNNNNNNNNNNNNNNNNNNNNNNNNNNNNNNNNNNNNNNNNNNNNNNNNNNNNNNNNNNNNNNNNNNNNNNNNNNNNNNNNNNNNNNNNNNNNNNNNNNNNNNNNNNNNNNNNNNNNNNNNNNNNNNNNNNNNNNNNNNNNNNNNNNNNNNNNNNNNNNNNNNNNNNNNNNNNNNNNNNNNNNNNNNNNNNNNNNNNNNNNNNNNNNNNNNNNNNNNNNNNNNNNNNNNNNNNNNNNNNNNNNNNNNNNNNNNNNNNNNNNNNNNNNNNNNNNNNNNNNNNNNNNNNNNNNNNNNNNNNNNNNNNNNNNNNNNNNNNNNNNNNNNNNNNNNNNNNNNNNNNNNNNNNNNNNNNNNNNNNNNNNNNNNNNNNNNNNNNNNNNNNNNNNNNNNNNNNNNNNNNNNNNNNNNNNNNNNNNNNNNNNNNNNNNNNNNNNNNNNNNNNNNNNNNNNNNNNNNNNNNNNNNNNNNNNNNNNNNNNNNNNNNNNNNNNNNNNNNNNNNNNNNNNNNNNNNNNNNNNNNNNNNNNNNNNNNNNNNNNNNNNNNNNNNNNNNNNNNNNNNNNNNNNNNNNNNNNNNNNNNNNNNNNNNNNNNNNNNNNNNNNNNNNNNNNNNNNNNNNNNNNNNNNNNNNNNNNNNNNNNNNNNNNNNNNNNNNNNNNNNNNNNNNNNNNNNNNNNNNNNNNNNNNNNNNNNNNNNNNNNNNNNNNNNNNNNNNNNNNNNNNNNNNNNNNNNNNNNNNNNNNNNNNNNNNNNNNNNNNNNNNNNNNNNNNNNNNNNNNNNNNNNNNNNNNNNNNNNNNNNNNNNNNNNNNNNNNNNNNNNNNNNNNNNNNNNNNNNNNNNNNNNNNNNNNNNNNNNNNNNNNNNNNNNNNNNNNNNNNNNNNNNNNNNNNNNNNNNNNNNNNNNNNNNNNNNNNNNNNNNNNNNNNNNNNNNNNNNNNNNNNNNNNNNNNNNNNNNNNNNNNNNNNNNNNNNNNNNNNNNNNNNNNNNNNNNNNNNNNNNNNNNNNNNNNNNNNNNNNNNNNNNNNNNNNNNNNNNNNNNNNNNNNNNNNNNNNNNNNNNNNNNNNNNNNNNNNNNNNNNNNNNNNNNNNNNNNNNNNNNNNNNNNNNNNNNNNNNNNNNNNNNNNNNNNNNNNNNNNNNNNNNNNNNNNNNNNNNNNNNNNNNNNNNNNNNNNNNNNNNNNNNNNNNNNNNNNNNNNNNNNNNNNNNNNNNNNNNNNNNNNNNNNNNNNNNNNNNNNNNNNNNNNNNNNNNNNNNNNNNNNNNNNNNNNNNNNNNNNNNNNNNNNNNNNNNNNNNNNNNNNNNNNNNNNNNNNNNNNNNNNNNNNNNNNNNNNNNNNNNNNNNNNNNNNNNNNNNNNNNNNNNNNNNNNNNNNNNNNNNNNNNNNNNNNNNNNNNNNNNNNNNNNNNNNNNNNNNNNNNNNNNNNNNNNNNNNNNNNNNNNNNNNNNNNNNNNNNNNNNNNNNNNNNNNNNNNNNNNNNNNNNNNNNNNNNNNNNNNNNNNNNNNNNNNNNNNNNNNNNNNNNNNNNNNNNNNNNNNNNNNNNNNNNNNNNNNNNNNNNNNNNNNNNNNNNNNNNNNNNNNNNNNNNNNNNNNNNNNNNNNNNNNNNNNNNNNNNNNNNNNNNNNNNNNNNNNNNNNNNNNNNNNNNNNNNNNNNNNNNNNNNNNNNNNNNNNNNNNNNNNNNNNNNNNNNNNNNNNNNNNNNNNNNNNNNNNNNNNNNNNNNNNNNNNNNNNNNNNNNNNNNNNNNNNNNNNNNNNNNNNNNNNNNNNNNNNNNNNNNNNNNNNNNNNNNNNNNNNNNNNNNNNNNNNNNNNNNNNNNNNNNNNNNNNNNNNNNNNNNNNNNNNNNNNNNNNNNNNNNNNNNNNNNNNNNNNNNNNNNNNNNNNNNNNNNNNNNNNNNNNNNNNNNNNNNNNNNNNNNNNNNNNNNNNNNNNNNNNNNNNNNNNNNNNNNNNNNNNNNNNNNNNNNNNNNNNNNNNNNNNNNNNNNNNNNNNNNNNNNNNNNNNNNNNNNNNNNNNNNNNNNNNNNNNNNNNNNNNNNNNNNNNNNNNNNNNNNNNNNNNNNNNNNNNNNNNNNNNNNNNNNNNNNNNNNNNNNNNNNNNNNNNNNNNNNNNNNNNNNNNNNNNNNNNNNNNNNNNNNNNNNNNNNNNNNNNNNNNNNNNNNNNNNNNNNNNNNNNNNNNNNNNNNNNNNNNNNNNNNNNNNNNNNNNNNNNNNNNNNNNNNNNNNNNNNNNNNNNNNNNNNNNNNNNNNNNNNNNNNNNNNNNNNNNNNNNNNNNNNNNNNNNNNNNNNNNNNNNNNNNNNNNNNNNNNNNNNNNNNNNNNNNNNNNNNNNNNNNNNNNNNNNNNNNNNNNNNNNNNNNNNNNNNNNNNNNNNNNNNNNNNNNNNNNNNNNNNNNNNNNNNNNNNNNNNNNNNNNNNNNNNNNNNNNNNNNNNNNNNNNNNNNNNNNNNNNNNNNNNNNNNNNNNNNNNNNNNNNNNNNNNNNNNNNNNNNNNNNNNNNNNNNNNNNNNNNNNNNNNNNNNNNNNNNNNNNNNNNNNNNNNNNNNNNNNNNNNNNNNNNNNNNNNNNNNNNNNNNNNNNNNNNNNNNNNNNNNNNNNNNNNNNNNNNNNNNNNNNNNNNNNNNNNNNNNNNNNNNNNNNNNNNNNNNNNNNNNNNNNNNNNNNNNNNNNNNNNNNNNNNNNNNNNNNNNNNNNNNNNNNNNNNNNNNNNNNNNNNNNNNNNNNNNNNNNNNNNNNNNNNNNNNNNNNNNNNNNNNNNNNNNNNNNNNNNNNNNNNNNNNNNNNNNNNNNNNNNNNNNNNNNNNNNNNNNNNNNNNNNNNNNNNNNNNNNNNNNNNNNNNNNNNNNNNNNNNNNNNNNNNNNNNNNNNNNNNNNNNNNNNNNNNNNNNNNNNNNNNNNNNNNNNNNNNNNNNNNNNNNNNNNNNNNNNNNNNNNNNNNNNNNNNNNNNNNNNNNNNNNNNNNNNNNNNNNNNNNNNNNNNNNNNNNNNNNNNNNNNNNNNNNNNNNNNNNNNNNNNNNNNNNNNNNNNNNNNNNNNNNNNNNNNNNNNNNNNNNNNNNNNNNNNNNNNNNNNNNNNNNNNNNNNNNNNNNNNNNNNNNNNNNNNNNNNNNNNNNNNNNNNNNNNNNNNNNNNNNNNNNNNNNNNNNNNNNNNNNNNNNNNNNNNNNNNNNNNNNNNNNNNNNNNNNNNNNNNNNNNNNNNNNNNNNNNNNNNNNNNNNNCAAACATAGGTTTTCAGAAGTAAAAACGTGCATAATGAAATGACCCAAAGGCCCGTGAGAAATCATGAATTCACCAAAAAAATAAACGCGGAGCGACCTCGGCACGTCGCTGCGAGAGGTCGCTCCCGGGTCGTTTCTTCGCGAGCGACCTGGCTGTGTCGCTCTGAAGACGTCGCTCCGGGTTTCGTTGGGTGTCATCTCACCATGGAAAAGCGAGCGACCTTGGAACGTCGCTCTAGCAAGTCGCTCTGGGAGGGGTGTCTCGCGATAGAAACGCGAGCGACCTCTCTACGTCGCTCTGGCAAGGTCGCTCCGGGATGTGTGTCACAGCGACTTCATATAGTCGCTCCGGGATGTGTGTCACAGCAGTGCTCGTCCAAAAATCACTCTAATCACCTCCCTTGAGCTCCAAATGTACCCAAATGTCTCCAAGAACTCCATGTGGTACTCCAAAACCTGATAGAGACATATGTATGCAAAATGCAACCTAGACATGGCTAAATTTTAATCTATATGATGAAAATGCACATGAATAAATGGATAAAATAATGTGAATATGCAAGATATCAGAAATACGTTAACATGGGTATACATTTTCATGAAAAGAATTGGTCGTTTCTAAAGACGCAACCGACCTCCTCGATCTCGCATGGTTGGAGAGGAATCCTGCGGGGCAGAGACCTTCTTCTAAATCACCTAGGCAAGGCAGTAGGAAACGGTGAATCAACATCTGTTTGGACAGATTCTTGGATTCAACCAGAGACGAAGCTCAAACCTATTGGCCCCGTCTTCCTCCTAGACAGAGACGTCATGGTCTCAGACCTATTGACACGAGAAACAAGAGAGTGCAATACCGACCTTGTGGAGAAGCTCATGCCTGAACTAAAGGAACACGTACTAAAGCTGCGACCTAGTGTCCTTGGTAAGCATGATGCATACATCTGGCCCCTGCAACAATCAGGATCTTACAGTGTTAAGTCGGGTTACTACTCCACCTTCCTATCACCCAATCAATCGACTGAAAGGACTCAGGGAGATAATAATGAAGGCAAATGGAAAAAACTTATCTGGTCTCGACATCTCCCCCCGAAGCTAAAATTCTTCCTCTGGAAGATAGGCTCCAACGCGCTACCGTCTGGGGAAAATTTGCGTAAAAGAGGGATGCTCCAAAACATCACCTGTAACCATTGTGGGGAACCAGAGAATGTGGATCACATCCTCTTTCACTGCCAATACGCAAACGAGGTCTGGAGGTATGGACCGTGGAATCAATCCATCGATACAACTGATGCTACAACGTTCTTCGAAAAGCTTGAGAGATCTTGGAACCTAACTCCACTCCCACCTTATGGATTCACGGGAAATGCTTTGCCGTGGATATGCTGGGCAATCTGGACCTCCAGGAACCAACGGATCTTCGAAAATAGATCCCAATCGCCAGAAGAAACAGCTCTAAAAACGATCCAGGCCCTCAAGGAATGGGAGATTGCGCAACCCCCGAGCCTGAAAATCCCCAAATCATTGATTACTGGCCAGCAACATGATCCGATGGTCCTTGATCCCTCTGAAATCTTCTGTAACACTAACGCGTCCTGGAGTCACACCTCTAAAGAAGCAGGACTAGCTTGGATCTTCACAAATGGATCAGCAACAGAGATATTTCGCGGGTCGATCAAGCAAAGCGCAGTCTCATCGCCATGCATGGGCGAAGCTCTGGCGATCAGAGAGGCCTTACTCCAAGCAGCCACCAATCACTACTCCATTATCTGTATTCGAACAGACTCTCAAGTGCTTGCTCAAGCTATCACCTTTCGACGGAAGACGACAGAACTCTACGGGATTCTATCAGATATCGACGAGCTCGCTTTCTCCTCTTCCTCCCCCTTTATCAATTGTCGTTTTACTTATATTTCTAGGGCCAATAACGGGCCGGCTGATGGGCTTGCCAAGGCCTGTCTGGTAGCACAGCCCGTTGTAAACCCAAACCAAAACTCTGTTTAATTTCTTAATGAAATTTCATGTTGCTCAAAAAAAACTACAAGAAAACACATGCTTAACGAGGAAAAACAATCCTCTTAAATTTACGTCGATTTTACGAGGAACTTACGTGGAAAACTAAAGTCATCGTTATTTCCTCGTAACGTAACGACAAAAGTGTTTCGTCGTAAAGTGGATGTAATTTGACGAATATTTTACGAGGAAAAACTATTTCCTCGTAAATACGACGTAAACTTTGCGTGTTATTTACGAGGAAATAGTTTACGTGTATTTAGCGAGGAAATTTTGAATCCACCAACTTTGTAGATGTTACACGTTTTTTTTTGCCACCTAATTAATTTTCGTCGTAAATTCATAGGAAAATTACAACTACCAGATTCGAAATTTCCTATAAATATGGATGTTTGAACATCATTTTAAACACACCAACAACAANNNNNNNNNNNNNNNNNNNNNNNNNNNNNNNNNNNNNNNNNNNNNNNNNNNNNNNNNNNNNNNNNNNNNNNNNNNNNNNNNNNNNNNNNNNNNNNNNNNNNNNNNNNNNNNNNNNNNNNNNNNNNNNNNNNNNNNNNNNNNNNNNNNNNNNNNNNNNNNNNNNNNNNNNNNNNNNNNNNNNNNNNNNNNNNNNNNNNNNNNNNNNNNNNNNNNNNNNNNNNNNNNNNNNNNNNNNNNNNNNNNNNNNNNNNNNNNNNNNNNNNNNNNNNNNNNNNNNNNNNNNNNNNNNNNNNNNNNNNNNNNNNNNN
The DNA window shown above is from Brassica oleracea var. oleracea cultivar TO1000 chromosome C3, BOL, whole genome shotgun sequence and carries:
- the LOC106331250 gene encoding uncharacterized protein LOC106331250 is translated as MGIHFHEKNWSFLKTQPTSSISHGWRGILRGRDLLLNHLGKAVGNGESTSVWTDSWIQPETKLKPIGPVFLLDRDVMVSDLLTRETRECNTDLVEKLMPELKEHVLKLRPSVLGKHDAYIWPLQQSGSYSVKSGYYSTFLSPNQSTERTQGDNNEGKWKKLIWSRHLPPKLKFFLWKIGSNALPSGENLRKRGMLQNITCNHCGEPENVDHILFHCQYANEVWRYGPWNQSIDTTDATTFFEKLERSWNLTPLPPYGFTGNALPWICWAIWTSRNQRIFENRSQSPEETALKTIQALKEWEIAQPPSLKIPKSLITGQQHDPMVLDPSEIFCNTNASWSHTSKEAGLAWIFTNGSATEIFRGSIKQSAVSSPCMGEALAIREALLQAATNHYSIICIRTDSQVLAQAITFRRKTTELYGILSDIDELAFSSSSPFINCRFTYISRANNGPADGLAKACLVAQPVVNPNQNSV